The genomic DNA CCGCAGCCCGTTTGGGCTCGGCGATGCCGCATCCTCAAGCGGCGGTTATCTCCAAGAAGAATGGGCGTTCAGCGATCGATGGATCGGCACAGCGCGCTACGATGGCCTTAACGGGCCGGACGGCTTCATGCGTTCAACGACGTTGTCGTTGAGCTACCGCCCGTATAATCGCGCGCGATGGACGCTGGAAGACGTCATCCAAACGCAGCCGCAGACCACGCGTACGCTTAACGCCGCGTGGCTATTCGCGTACTGAATTATCGCCTTTTCGGCACGGAGATATAGACGTGATCCCCATTCCATCTGGCTATGCAAGGGGATGCGTCGACATGCCATCGTTCACCCGGCCCCCGGGAGACCGAGAGAGTACACTGCTCGAATTTCGGCCGCTGCGCTTCGAAATAGACGTACGTGTATTGTCCGTGTCTTATGCCGCAGCGAACGACCGCGGAATCCACTTTCTTGCATCCGCCGGCATTCTTCACAAGAAGCGGATCTACGCCGGTAATGTAGAGGCCGTCGGCAAGCGCGACGGCGGGCAGTGCCACGACGAGCGCCACAATAGCCAATAGCCCAAAGCGAAGATTCTTCATGACGCAGCGCTTCCGGATGCGCCCAGTACCGTCCTGGCAGGGGCCGGCACTTGGCATGGCCGTAATCCTCGATATGAAAGCAAAGTCGCCGTCGCGGATGATTGACGCGAGGATCAAAGAGTTGGACGATTGGCGCGGCAAGACGCTCGCCCACATTCGCGCAGTCATCAAACAAGCCGATCCCGACGTCGTCGAGGAGTGGAAGTGGCGCGGCGTTCCGGTGTGGTCGCACGACGGAATAATCTGCACCGGCGAGACTTACAAGAGCGTCGTGAAGATGACGTTTGCCAAAGGCGCCGCCTTGAAAGACCCGTCAAAGCTCTTCAATTCGAGCCTCGAGGGCAACGTCAGACGCGCCATCGACATTCACGAAGGCGAGAAGATCAACGAAAAGGCTTTAAAGGCTCTTATTCGCGCGGCGGTGATGCTCAACGAATCAAGCGCCAAAACGAAAAAACGACCGAAGCGCTCCTAACGTTCGCCGAGCAGATCGGCGAGAATCCATGCGGCGCCGGCGATCGCGAACGTCAGCACGGTTTCGCTCCAGTTCGAATGGCTACGCGGATTGGAGATAAGTAGCGGTACCCACACCAGCAGGCCGAAGATCACGAGCATCGCGGTAAGCAGCCGAGTCGCGCGAAGCGCCATCTGATTCGCAAGCAGGGCCGCTGCAGCGAGTGCGAACGCAATCGTCGTCGCTACGGTCCAAAACATCTGACTTGGCGGCAGCCACTTCGGAACCAGGCTGCTCGTGAAGTCAGGATGGACGGCCTGATAAAGGGCAAAGGAAACAGTGCTGATGCCCAGGAGTATGCGGCCGATCCGCTTCACCGTTTCCGGCGTCCATAGAGATGAAGAGCACGCGTAAAGGATCGCGGCTCCCGTTACCAGCGTGAACTGCTCGAAGAAATTGCCCCACGGATCGAAGACCCGAGGCGTGGCGATGATTGGCGGGACGAGCAGGAGCGAGAAAATCAGATAAACCGCGCCGAGGAGGACGGCGCCCATTTTTGCGCTCTGACGGACTTGAATGGCAATGCCGCCTACGATCTGGGCAGCCGCCGCGGCATAAGTAAACAGAGCGTTATGATCGGGCCAGACCAGCATGATGATGCCGGAGGCCACCGCAGCGGCTCCAAACACCTGGCGACCGAAACGCAAGCTGGGCGCTGGTATGGTCATACGCGACCTATTTGGTGCCTAGTCGTGAAATCCGGCAGGCATCGGGGAATAGGGTCCCCGATTAGGAGCACTATGCATCAAAGTCTCCGGCTCGCCATACTCTGCGTTGCTGTTTTTTGCTGCGCCCGTCCGGCATACGCGGCAGTCTGCGCTCCAGCGAAGCTCGTTCACATCGTTACGACGGACGTTACGCCCGGCGTTCAGGCGGGGTCTTTCAACGCGCAACCTAAAAGCTTCTATCGCATCGGCAGCGACAGAATGCGCGTGGAGGAGGCCGTCGATTCTGTCAACGGGATCCACGGTGTTATGGTCACGGCTGAGCCGAATATTTGGATGGCGAATCTTTACGACAACACCGGCAAGCACATTGTGGACCCGGGCCCGACGTTCTACGCAAAGGCCCCGATCTTTTATGGAATGCCCGGATTCCCGGCGAAATTCGATGACTTGGAATTCGGCTGCGAGGCGGATTTTATCGCGGCAAATTCTCTGACGCCCGCCCGGACCGAGCAGATCGGCGGCAGCCGTTTTGACGTCTACCGCGTGACCTCCGGGACGGAAGCTATCGAGATTCTGGAGCAATCCGGAACAAGCACGCCGGCGTTCGCGCGATATTATCACCAGGGCACCTTAGTAATGACCCTCCACTACGACGTGTATTCAACCGGCCTAGCCAATGACGCAAGTCTTTTTGTGGCGCCGCCCGGCGTGCGCTACAGCGAAGTTGTCCCGCGTTAGGGCGGCCGGCTATGAGAGCCTTCGATTTCATCTTACTGTTCTTTTCGTTCGTCTACGCGTTGGCGTTGTCGCACCTCTTGATGACGGCAGCTCGGATGATCCGTCACCGGCGCACGATCGTATTTTCTTGGCCTCAAGCGCTGTGGATGATAGCGGCGTTGCTTCTCGTGATTGGCAATTGGGTAAGTCTCTGGGACTTTCACAATGCGGTGAGAATGAGTGCGGCCGTGATCGGAATCCTATTTTCGTTTAGTGTATTGGTCTATCTCGACTGCGCGCTCGTATCGCCCGACTTCAATGCCGACGGAGTCGTGAACTTGCAAGAGTTCCACGAGCTTCAGGGCCCCACGTATATCGCCGTCGCGCTGGCAACCGTCGTTGCTGCCTTGGTTCTGAACTGGATCGTCGGCGGTATGGGAGCTCAAAACTGGGCGAACCAGAATGGGCTCGTTGTCTCGATGCTGCTGCCGCCGGCCGCCGCCCTCATTTTGCGAAAAAGCTCGTTAGTTCAGGTCCTGGCGCCGCTCGTGCTTGCCGCGTTCATGATCGTGTTCATATCCATCTATTATCCCGTTTTGAAATAAGAAGGCGCGCTACCTGAATATGGAGTGCGCGACATTCGTTTCGAGATTCCAATAGATGAGGGCGAGCGCGGTGAGATCGAACGTTGCATGCGCGATCATGAGCATCCAGATTCGGCCCGTGACCGCAAAAATGGATCCGAACACAAGCCCGGTGACAACGGCTTGCTCGACGCCGGGAATTCCTTGGCCGCCGTAGTGCATCAGAGCAAACCACGCGGCGGTGAGCACCACGATGAGCCCCTTTGCAGCGGTGCCGGATCCGAACAGTTTACCGAGGCGCTCGAATAAGAAGCCCCGGTAGACCGTCTCTTCGCCGAAGCCGGCGCTGAACGTAACGACGAGCGCCATGGCCGCCAGCGCGGCCGGGTTTCCAGCCACGTAATGATACGCGTGATTGACCGGATCGGCCCCGAGCAGCGGCATGACGATGGCCTTCATGACGAGCTTGAACGCTACGCCGAAGGCGATCCCGATGGCCACGGTGGCGATCCAACTCTTCGGCCGCGCGTAGCCGAGTTCGCGCCAGGGCGTGCGCGACAGCTGCGCCCACGCGAGCACGAGAACGCCGCCGACAAAACCGTTTGGGCTGAAAAGGACGAGAAGAACCGCGACGATTCCGAGCGGCCCGAATCCACGCAGGGCCGCGGCGAAACGATCGGCGGAGAACGATGTCATCAGTGCGTAGGCTTCCTAAATCCGGTACGCCCGTGCCCCCGAGCTTGTTTCTGCAGGGCGGCGGCAGGGGGTTCTTGGGCCCGAGGCCATAAGGCTGCCGCTCAATGGGGGTTACAGCGAATTGAAAACGCCGTTTATGATTCTGTCTGCGCTTGTGCTGGCCTCATGCGCGGCCGCATCGACGTCAAACTCGGTCGCGCCGACACCCGGCGCGACTTCGATCGTCCAAGTTGCTAACGAGGCGTCCAACACGGTCGCTTCATTCCAACTTGGCCTCGGCGGGAACATCGCGCCCGTGCGGATACTGGGCGGATCGAAAACTCGATTAAACCGGCCAACCCAAGTCTGGCCGATCGTCGGATCCGTTCTGTATGTCGTAAACCGCGGAAACAACTCGATCACCGGCTATCCGAATTCCAGCGGCGGCAACGTTGCGCCGACCATCGTGATCGCGGGTGCAAAGACGACGCTCAATGCCCCAGCAGCGCTGCAACTCGAAACGAGCAATGCCATCTGGGTTGCCAACTCCGGCAACGATTCGATTGTGCAATTCGCGGCCGGTGCGAACGGCAACGTCGCGCCGGTCCTGCGTCTGGCCGGAGCGAAAACGGATCTGCACCAGCCGTACAGTTTGCACTACGCCTTTCGCAGTGGAGCGATCTATGTGATAAACCGCAGCTCGAACTCGATCGCGGTATTCGCCAAAGGCAGCCAAGGCAACGTTGCGCCGATTCAGCTGATAATGGGACAGAAGACCGGATTGCGAGAACCGGCCCAACTCGAATTGGATTCCAAGGGAAACATCTGGGTTGCAAACACCGGAGGCCGCAACGTCCTGGAGTTTGCGGCAGGCGCGACCGGAGACGTTGCCCCGATCAATACGTTGACGCTCGTGACGGGCCAGCTTCGTCCGTCCGGCTTAGCATTCGATGCAGCCGACAATTTGACCGTAGCCGATGCATCGCAGAACGCCCTCTACGAATTTGCGGCTTCCGGAACAAGAGGAAAGGCGACGCCGATTGCGATCGTCCGAGGGCCGAAGACGCAACTTCGATCGCCACAGCACCTGGGAGTGCCGCAGACGATCGCGACGCCAATCCCCGGAACGTGAGGCGTTAAGTTAGATAAATTTGGGGCGGACGCGGAACGTGCCCGAGGAGCAGATCTCCGCGATTTCAGGATGGTCGAGCCGGCGGAAGTTGACGCGCCCCCACTCGAAGGCCTCGCCCGGCCGCGCGGCGTCGTAGCGAGCCTGCGCGCCGTCATTCAGCGGCGGACGTTGCTGCACGGTTCTATTCTTGAGATTAACGCGATAGTTGGTGTTCTCGGCAAAAAGCGAGATCTCGCCGCGGCGGTTTTCATAACCTCCGTAGATCGGCTCGGGACCCTTGTCCCCTTCCAAAACAGCAACGGGCTCATCCAATAACAACATGATTCACGTCCCATAACGCGATGGGAGCGAAAAAGGTTGCGCTAGGTAACCTTGCGCTTGTGCAAGACGACCAAATTGCCTTCGCTGTCTTTGATCATGGCCATAAAGCAGGCGGGCGTCTCGTTTTGCATCTCAATCGGGATGCCACGAGCCTTGATCGCCGATACGGCGCCGTCGAAATCGTCGACGGCGAAGAGGATGCCGTTGCTGGGCTGAAACGGCATCACCCGGCCGCCCCCGCCCCATAAGCCAAAAGTCGTACCGTCGGGAAGGTCGTATTCCGCGCCCCGGTCCTCGGAGTAAACCCGCGCGGGTTCGAGTCCGAGGACGTCGCGATACCACGCGATCGCGCGAGGCGCGTCTTTGACCATATAGCCGCTCAAATCCATACCCTTGACGCGAATGGCGGCTTGGCTCATCGCGAAACCAGCTCCCCAAGTTTGTCGAGCGCGCTGTTCCAGCCGCTTTCGTGACCGTCGCGCGACTCTTCACCGGCGAACTGCTCGTGCGTGAGCACCAGTTCCGTCTCATTTCCGAGATCGTGAAACTCGACAGTCACGAGCGTGTCGTGCTCGAGCTCGGGCGAGTCCTCTTCCCAGCGCCAGGTGTAGGAGATGCGCTCGGGTTCGCTCACTTCGCGAAAGACGCCGCGAACCGGCCAGCGCTCGCCGTCGGGCCTGAGCATCACGATCCGGTATGCGCCGCCGACACGCAAGTCGGATTCAATTTCGGGCGTCGTAACTTCGCCCGGACCGGCCCACTGCTTCATTTGTTCGGGCTGCGTCCACGCCGCCCACACGCGCTCGCGTGGCGCTGCGAATTTCCGTCGTATGACCAGGCGCGGAGCCGCCTGTGTTTTGGTGTCGCTCATCGTACATCTTTCTCCAAATAGGTGCTGAGGTTGTCGAGTGCTGCGTTCCAGTAGCGCTGCTGCCGGTCCAGCCAGGTTTCGGCGTCGCGCATCGTCTTTGGAACGATCTTGCAGTAATGCACGCGCCCTTTAATGGCGCGCGAGAGTAAGCGGGCCTCTTCCAGGACTTTCACGTGCTTGGATATCGCCGGTTGCGAGATGTGAAATCCGGCGGCGATCTCGCCGACGGTTAGCGGGCTGCGCGCAAGTCTTTCGAGGATCCGGCGCCGCGTCGGATCTGCCAGTGCGAAGAAGACGCTGTCCAGCCGGGAAGTATTGTTAACCATTTGGTTATATATTTATACGCCCGGAAACGGGCGCTGTCAATGGCCGCGAATGGCTACCCTCCCGCGATGGCGCCGACTATCAAGAACGGCTCGGAGCCTTGGACGACGGCGTCGGGCAAGGGCGTGTCGGGCGGATCGTGTGAGAGATCTTTTTCGCAGGCGAAGAACCTGATAAACGGGCGCCGCTTGTGCGTGACGCTGTCGCGCATCGTCCCGCTGAGCATCGGATAACGCGCCTCAATTGCGTCGAGGACGGAACGCTGCGTAGCCCGGCCGTTTAGATCGAGCTGCATCTCGCCCGTGATATGCGCGAGCGTGCGCAGGTGCGCGGGCAGCACCACGCGGATCATGCCAGCGTCTGGACTTCCACCGAAAGCACGGGCGGAAGATCGCGCACGATGGCGTTCCAGCTGTCGCCGGCGTCGGCCGATGCGTAGACTTGGCCGCCGGTCGTGCCGAAATAAATGCCGCACGAATCGAGCGAATCGATCGAGGTGGCGTCGCGCAAGACGTTGACGTAGCAGTCCTTTTGCGGCAGGCCCTTCGTGAGCGCTTCCCACTCGTTGCCGCCGGTGCGGCTGCGGTAGACGCGTAGTTTGCCGTCGGGCGGAAAATGCTCGGAATCGCTTTTGATCGGAACGACGTAGAGCGTCTCCGGCTCGTGCGCGTGCACTTCGATGGGAAAGCCGAAATCGGTCGGCAGGTTACCGCTAATCTCTTGCCAGGAGTCGCCGCCGTTGTCGCTGCGCATCACGTCCCAGTGTTTTTGCATGAACAGCACGTTGGGCCGCGACGGGTGCATGGCGATGCGGTGCACGCAATGGCCGACTTCGGCGTTCGGATCCGGAATGTACTCCGAGCGCAAGCCTTGATTGATCGGCTGCCACGTCTCCCCGCTGTCGTCGCTCCTGAATGCGCCGGCGGCGGAGATCGCGATGAAGATGCGTTTAGGGTTCTTCGGGTCTTGGAGAATCGTGTGCAAGCACATCCCGCCCGCGCCCGGCTGCCACGACGATCCCGTTTTGTGGTTGCGCAAACCTGAAAGCTCTTGCCAGTTCGCTCCGCCGTCGGTGGAGCGAAAGAGCGCGGCGTCTTCGATGCCGGCGTACACGGTCTCCCGATCCGTCAGCGACGGTTCGAAGTGCCAGACGCGCTTGAACTCCCACGGACGTGCCGTCCCGTCGTACCACTGGTGCGTGCCGGGAACGCCGTCGTACGTGAATTGGTTTCCAACCGGTTCCCACGACTTGCCGGCGTCGTCCGAACGCTGGACGACCTGACCGAACCAGCCGCTGCTCTGCGAGGCGTACAGTCTATTCTGATCGACGGGCGAACCTTTTATATGGTAGATCTCCCAGCCGGCAAAATGCGGACCGGCGATGTCCCACTTTTCGCGTTTACCGTCTGAGGTGAGCACGAAGGCCCCTTTGCGCGTGCCGACCAAAACTCGAACTGCACTCATCACTCACTCCTTATCGCGGGCAGTGTCCCGTTTCTATCGGAGGTCTCTTGTGCCTGTCACTGCTCTGATGATCCTGGGCGTCCTCATCGCTGCCGCGCCGGGGGCGAAAGCGTATCCGGGCTTCTCGTGCATCACGCTCGCGCACCGGCAAACGTTGGCCGGCGCTCCCGGCGTCACGTTCCGGGTGCTGAAGCAAACGTATGCGCCGAATTTTGCCCCAACGAAGCATCGCCACAAATTCGGCGAGATTTTGTATCTGCTCTCCGGGTCGGCGACCGATACGACCAACGGGCGCAAAACCGTCATGACGGGCAATCGCGCGATCGTGATTCCCGCGGAAATCTATCACGACGTCACGCCCGGGCCAAAGGGCGCGGTCCTGCTCGACGTTCAGTTTTTAGACACCAATCCCAAGACGCCGGGCTGGGAGCCTAAGGTCTACAAAGCTCCGCAGCTCTGTAAGGACTGACTATTTCTTGCGCCAGGCGATGCACCAGCCGTTCGGGCTTATCTTGCCGTGCACGATCGAGCATGCGTGCGGCGCCTCGAAGAAGTGGCACCCCGAGCACTTCTGGCCGTGCGGACCGGGCTTGTCTTGATACCTGAACTGCTTCTTGTTGTCGGTCGCATCGGCGACCCCGAGAGAGCCGGCGGCCAGCATTCCGGCTAAGGCCGGCAGGACAATCAACTGTTTGAGCGCGTCGCCGCGCGTGACGTTCTTGCTTGAACGATCCATGGGTTCTGAATCCTCCTAGCGAAAAAAGGCGGGTACGGAAACTTGCTTAACCGCCTCGAAAAAGACCTTCCAGGGGGAAGCCATGGAACACTCCGTTGATATCGCCCACTTCGATCGCCTCTTGCAAGGCGCAAACGACGCGGGCGTCCTGTTGCTCGACGCGCGCAACGCGCCCGATTCGCAGCGCTGGCGGCCCGAGGGTCCGGGCATGGCCGCTTTTGCGAACGTGCCGTACTCCGAATTCGTCGAAGATGAGGACGCAGCAATGGCACGCGTTCCGGACGCAGCTTCGATATACGTGTTGTGTGCTCGCGGACAGTCGTCGCAGTACGTTACCGGCGTGCTGCGCCAGCGCGGAAAAAATGCGATCAACATCGAGGGCGGGATGATGGCGTGGTCGGCGCATCATCGCGTCGTTCGATTGAATGCGGACAGCGACGGGTTCGCGATCTATCAGGTCGTGCGCCCGGCAAAGGGCTGTCTCTCATACATCGTGCGATCGGACGGGCAGGCGCTGGTCGTCGATACGACGCGCTACGGCGAAATCTATCAGGAATTCGCCGAACGCAACGGTTTTCGCGTCGCAGCCGTCGCGGACACGCACTTGCACGCCGACCATCTTTCCGGCGGCGCGGCGCTTTCGAGCGGAGCCGGCGCGGGCTACCATCTGGCTGACGAAGATGCGGAAGGCAGCGCGCTGCGCCGCGAGTCGATGCCCAAGCAATTTGAGATCGGCGCGACCAAAGTGCGCGTACTGACACTTCCGGTTCCTGGACACACGCTCGGAAGCACCGCACTGCTGGTCAACGACCGCTATTTGATCAGCGGCGACACACTGTTGCCGGAAGGCGTCGGCCGGCCCGATTTGGGCAACAAAGCGCGCGAGTGGACTCAGTACTTGTACGATTCACTCTCCGGCGTGCTTGGTAAGCTCGATCCGCACACCGTGGTGCTGCCTGCGCACGCCGCATCCGCGGCGCAGTTTGATTCGCGCGGCGCCTGCGAACGCCGGCTAGGCGATTTGCTTGCCACTGCGGCGATCGCCGATCGCGACGCTTTCGTGGAAGGCGTAGAGCAGCGCGTGTCGCAGACGAGTCAGCCGCCCGCCTACGCCGAGATACGAAAGATCAACCTCGGCGAACCGGCGTCGCCGGAGCGTGCGCAAGAGCTGGAGATCGGAATGAACCAGTGCGCGCTCTCGCCGGCGAAAGCTTAGCGCACTCTGGCTGAAGCTCCGGCGATCCGGATCTTCCAGTTTTCCAACGCCGTGTTACGCAGATCGACGTGATGGATCAGCGCGGCGAAACGCTGCGCCGCCGTTCCGTTTCCGGTTGCTCGCTCCGCGATGTAATACGGCTCCCACGACTGGTAGTACAAAACGGCGCTGACCCTGATGCGTTTGGGATCGACGCCCGCCGGCAGCGTGACGATGTACCGCACGATCGCGTGGCCCTTGCCGTCGCGATAGCGGGGATCGGCTGCCGCGCGTCCGTGCGGATAAGTCGCGTGCAAGAAGTACTCCGGCATCGTCGGCGTCGGGCCGGTCTTCGTCCAGCCCTGCGGCAGAAGCCGGTTGTCCTTGACGTCCTGAACCCGCTGAATGAACGACATCGTAATGTGCCCGGTGTGATTGCGCATCAGCTCTTCGAAGATCTGCACTTGATTGGGACGCGTAATCGGATGCGCCTCGTCAAAGTGGTCTTGGAACTCGTTGCCCCCAGGAATAGTCTGGAAGAACTCGGTCGGTAGCGGCTCGCCGTTGACGCCGAGGATTCTGCCCTGGCCGTCCGTCATGCCCGAAGCGAAGATCGGCGCCGCGCCCGGCGTGGCGGCATCTCGGACTTCGAAATCCAGAAACGCGCGGCGGAATCCGACGCCGCTCGGGAAGCGGTGGCCGGTCAGGTTGATCACCTCGACGTCCGCAACGAGTTTGCGCCCGCTGACGCGCGTTCGCACGAACACTTTTGCGGTCGACGTGCGCGCCTGTTGAACCGCGTGCGCGATCGCATCGGTGAGGTTATCCGAAGTACCCGTCATAAAGTCTGTAGTGCGCACGCCCATGACGTCGGGGAACTGCTTGAAGAGCGTCATCAAGAACGCGTTGAGTCCGAGCAGCTCGTGGCGGCGGAAGCCCGTCTTGCGCACGCGCACGTTCAGGTCGTTCCACGACGCCGCATGCGTTGTTTCCGGGGCGCTGTTATCTTGCGTGAGCGCGATCTTCGTGACGATGTGGGTGAGGGCTAAAGCGCGCCCGGGGTCGGTGATGCCCGCCGGCATGTGGCAATCCTGACACGACTTTGCGCCCGGCAACGCGCCGTATTCGTTTTGGTACCGGCTGTTCAGCCACTCGAGGTACGTCGCTTGTTCCACGTTGTGCCCGGTCGTGAGCGTCGGAGGCGAGTGCGCGGTATTGATGACCGGTAAGTTAATCGTGTGGCAGCTCGCGCACAATCGCGACGACGTGATGTAGGGCGAATAATGCGGCTTGACGCCGAGCGCGGTATTCATCGCGTGCGTGACGATAACGTTATCTTTGAAAGGCCCGTAGAGCTTTTCCGGCGCCCCAAGGTCGTACAGTCCGTTGATCTTGTGATTTAAGAAGTAGGCCAGCGGCGTTTGACCCGCGGGCGTTTTGGTCTCGACGATATGGTGGCAGACCGTGCAGCTGATGCCGTCGCGCGCCAACCCGCCGTAGTGATAGCTCACATGCGTCGGAGTCGTGTCGAAGATCATCTTCGGTGTGAACGCGAGGTGCGGATGATCGATCGCAAAGCTGCGTTTGCCCA from Candidatus Rubrimentiphilum sp. includes the following:
- a CDS encoding DUF1801 domain-containing protein — translated: MIDARIKELDDWRGKTLAHIRAVIKQADPDVVEEWKWRGVPVWSHDGIICTGETYKSVVKMTFAKGAALKDPSKLFNSSLEGNVRRAIDIHEGEKINEKALKALIRAAVMLNESSAKTKKRPKRS
- a CDS encoding type II CAAX endopeptidase family protein, whose product is MTSFSADRFAAALRGFGPLGIVAVLLVLFSPNGFVGGVLVLAWAQLSRTPWRELGYARPKSWIATVAIGIAFGVAFKLVMKAIVMPLLGADPVNHAYHYVAGNPAALAAMALVVTFSAGFGEETVYRGFLFERLGKLFGSGTAAKGLIVVLTAAWFALMHYGGQGIPGVEQAVVTGLVFGSIFAVTGRIWMLMIAHATFDLTALALIYWNLETNVAHSIFR
- a CDS encoding VOC family protein, with protein sequence MSQAAIRVKGMDLSGYMVKDAPRAIAWYRDVLGLEPARVYSEDRGAEYDLPDGTTFGLWGGGGRVMPFQPSNGILFAVDDFDGAVSAIKARGIPIEMQNETPACFMAMIKDSEGNLVVLHKRKVT
- a CDS encoding SRPBCC domain-containing protein, yielding MSDTKTQAAPRLVIRRKFAAPRERVWAAWTQPEQMKQWAGPGEVTTPEIESDLRVGGAYRIVMLRPDGERWPVRGVFREVSEPERISYTWRWEEDSPELEHDTLVTVEFHDLGNETELVLTHEQFAGEESRDGHESGWNSALDKLGELVSR
- a CDS encoding metalloregulator ArsR/SmtB family transcription factor — protein: MVNNTSRLDSVFFALADPTRRRILERLARSPLTVGEIAAGFHISQPAISKHVKVLEEARLLSRAIKGRVHYCKIVPKTMRDAETWLDRQQRYWNAALDNLSTYLEKDVR
- a CDS encoding MoaD/ThiS family protein, producing MIRVVLPAHLRTLAHITGEMQLDLNGRATQRSVLDAIEARYPMLSGTMRDSVTHKRRPFIRFFACEKDLSHDPPDTPLPDAVVQGSEPFLIVGAIAGG
- a CDS encoding cupin domain-containing protein; this translates as MPVTALMILGVLIAAAPGAKAYPGFSCITLAHRQTLAGAPGVTFRVLKQTYAPNFAPTKHRHKFGEILYLLSGSATDTTNGRKTVMTGNRAIVIPAEIYHDVTPGPKGAVLLDVQFLDTNPKTPGWEPKVYKAPQLCKD
- a CDS encoding high-potential iron-sulfur protein, yielding MDRSSKNVTRGDALKQLIVLPALAGMLAAGSLGVADATDNKKQFRYQDKPGPHGQKCSGCHFFEAPHACSIVHGKISPNGWCIAWRKK
- a CDS encoding MBL fold metallo-hydrolase, producing MEHSVDIAHFDRLLQGANDAGVLLLDARNAPDSQRWRPEGPGMAAFANVPYSEFVEDEDAAMARVPDAASIYVLCARGQSSQYVTGVLRQRGKNAINIEGGMMAWSAHHRVVRLNADSDGFAIYQVVRPAKGCLSYIVRSDGQALVVDTTRYGEIYQEFAERNGFRVAAVADTHLHADHLSGGAALSSGAGAGYHLADEDAEGSALRRESMPKQFEIGATKVRVLTLPVPGHTLGSTALLVNDRYLISGDTLLPEGVGRPDLGNKAREWTQYLYDSLSGVLGKLDPHTVVLPAHAASAAQFDSRGACERRLGDLLATAAIADRDAFVEGVEQRVSQTSQPPAYAEIRKINLGEPASPERAQELEIGMNQCALSPAKA